The sequence below is a genomic window from Candidatus Eremiobacterota bacterium.
GCAACAGGCAATCCTCACCAGCTTCTTCGTGAACATGCCCATGATACTCTTCTCGGGTTTCATGTTTCCCGTGGACAACATGCCGGCGCTCTTCAAGCGCTTTGCCGACATCAATGCCATGCGCTATTTCCTGGAGTGCTCCCGGGACATCTTCCTGAAGGGCACCTCGTGGGAAGATCTCAGCCATGATCTCATCGCCATGGGCATCCTGGGCATCATTGTGTTTACGGCGAGCATCGTCAATTTCCACAAGCGTATTGACTGAGGGAGCACCGGCTAGGGGATCGTCATGAAGCGCCGCCCTGCAAGGTTCAGGAGGCAGAAATGCTTCATGTGCCGAACCAGCCTCTCCCAGGCTTCCTCGGAGTCTCTGAAGAGCCTCTCTGCGTGGAGAAGGCATGATTTTTTCCTGAGCTTCAGGTATCTTTCAAGGTGCCTGAGGGCCTTGTGATAGCCTATGAGCTCCCTGTCCCTGAGCAGCTCCGCTTCCTTGACGGCGCTGCGCTCCTCAATGGTGAGGTATGCCTTGGAAGCCTCCCTTATGCGGTTATAAAAGCGCTCCATATCGGAGTTCAGCTCACGGCGGGCTATGGCGAGGTAGGCTTCCACCTCCTCCGGCATCATCTCCCCATGGAGAAGGGTAGCGCAAATCAGGGGTATCCGGCTCAATGCATAAGGCTTCCTGCCTGGAGCGGCTGCCAGGGCCTGCGTCGTCATCATGGTGAACCACCTCCGTCGCTTTTATCCCATTGTAGGATAAAAAAGATGCGACGACGGTGATCCCTGTCACAGAAAGAGGGATGGAGGTATTACGATCAGGTAATATATTCCCTTTTCACCCGAGCTTGTCGGCGATGACGGAGGCGATCTTTCCCACGACTTCATTGAGCTCCTTCTCGTCAGGCCCCTCAGCCATCACCCTGATGAGGGGCTCGGTGCCTGAGGGCCTCACAAGGAGCCTTCCCCTGTCCTTGAGGAGCTCCTCGGTCTCCTTGATGGCCGCCGAGATATCCTCATCATCTGAAAGCCTGTCCTTGTGCCTTGCCTTCACGTTCACAAGGAGCTGCGGCATGTGTTTCATGCAGGCTGCCAGCTCATGAAGGGGCTTCCCCGATTCCTTCAGAATACGGGCCAGCAGCACTGCCGTCGCGATGCCGTCGCCGGTGGTATTGTGTTCAAGAAGGATGATATGGCCTGACTGCTCGCCGCCGATCAAGGCGCCCCTCCGCTTCATCTCCTCGATGACATGGCGGTCGCCCACCTTGGTGCGGATAAGCTTTATGCCCATCGAATCGAGGGCCTGCTCCATGCCAAGGTTGCTCATCACCGTCGCGACAAGCACATCGGGGCCGAGCTTTCCGCTCTCCTTGAGGAACCGGGCCGCTATGGTGAGAATCTGGTCTCCATCGACAAATTTCCCCATTTCATCGACGGCGAGGCACCGGTCCGCATCACCGTCAAAGGCAAGGCCCGCCGAGGCACCCTTGGCAAGGATCACCTTTTTCAGGTGGCCCATGTTTGTCGATCCGCACTGCACGTTTATCCTGAGGCCGTCAGGCTCATCATGAAGGGCGATTACCGAGGCGCCAAGCTCAGTGAAGATCCTCGGTGCGAGCCTGAAGGCGGCACCAAAGGCGCAGTCGAGGACTACTTTGATCCCCGTGAGGCTTCCCCCCACACTCTTCTTGACATGGTCGCAGTACATGTCCTCGGCGATGAGCACGGGCGTCACCCGGCCCAGGTCTTCTCCGACAGGCCTCGGGAGCGTGTCCTCGGGCGCCAGGACAAGCTCCTCAATCCTCTCCTCGTCTTCGTCGGGGAGCTTGTAGCCCTCATGGGAGAAAAGCTTGATGCCATTGTCGCCTATGGGATTGTGGGACGCCGATATCATGACGCCCATCTGCGCATTCAGCTGCCTTGTGAGAAATGCCACCGCAGGTGTGGGAATGATGCCCACCTTGAGCACATCGGCGCCGATTGAGCATGCCCCCGCCAGGAATGCTCCCTCCAGCATATCGCCTGAGATCCTCGTGTCCCTCCCGATGACTATCCTGGGATGTGATATATTGCAGGTGAAATAACAGGCCGCTGCGCGGCCCAGCCTGAAGGCAAGCTCTGGGCTGAGGTCTTCGTTCGCCACGCCGCGGATACCGTCAGTCCCGAACAGGGTTCCCATTATTCTCCCTCCTTGCGGATTGTAATCTTGACAAGCACACTCTTCTGGCTCATCAGGGTGCCGCCCTGGGGCTGTATGAGGTTGACCTGCTTCTGCACGTCACCCCTGATGTTCTTGAGACTGATAGCCTCCGTGTGAAGGACCTCCTCGGTGACCGTTGATTTCCCGGGGAAAAGCACGGTGGCGACGGGAGGCTCTATCATCACCTGCGTAACGGCATATCCCTGGGCGGGGCTGTCCATTATCCTGGGGTTGACCGGAAGGGTCATGGCCCTGATCGTGGACCGGACCGGCATGTCCACCTTGATATACTTGGGATTCACATCGACAAATACAATGGTGCCCTGGGCATCCTTCGGCTCCGGCTGCACGCGCTGCTTGAGGTCCATGTCGGCCGCCGTCACATTGACGGTCACCCCGACATCCTTGATGCTCCTGAGCGACGACTGTGCGCCGGAGACCTCAACTTCCTGCGGCTCCACGACGGCCTTTCCTGCCACGTAGCCCTCCTTGGGAGCTCCCACGACATTCACTTTCACATGGAAGCTCCGCCTCTCCAGCTTTTCAAGCACAATCTTGGCTCTTGAAGGCTGTTTCTCAAGCACGGTAAGACCCGGCGGGATCTTCACGCCGACATCCACCCAGTTCTGCCCCTCCGTCATGCCTTCAAGATCGACGAACGCCTTGAAATGCTCGGGCATAATCTTGTCAATGACCTGCGGCGGGCCCTTCACGGTGATTATCACCTTGTCGGGTCCCTTGGTGAGCATGAGATCGGTTTTCTCGTTCTGATACACCACCGGGAGGTAGATGCTCGTCTGGGACTCGTTCCTCACGGAGAGGGGTGCCTGGGTGAAGCGGACCCAGGCCCAGAGGGACATGCTCAGGATGATGCAGAGTATCTTAAGTCCCAGGTTGTTTTTTAAAAAATGCGTCAATCGCATTTTTCGCACCTGCTCCCTGTAGTTTTCTTGCCCGGTCCCCCGCCGAGGCGAACTGGAATGGATAAAAAGTCAGGAGGACCTTTTTGAGAGTCTCTTCCGTGAGGTTCTTGGTGAATTTCCCGTTCCTTGCAATCGAGATGTTTCCCGTCTCTTCAGAAATGATTATCACAATGGCATCGGTCTGCTCAGACAAGCCCAGGGCCGCACGGTGCCTTGTCCCGTAGCTTCTCCCCTGGGAGGACATCAGGTTCTCCGAGAGGGGCAGGTAGCAGCTTGCGGCCACGATCTTGTCGGCCCTCACGATGACGGCGCCGTCATGGAGGGGGCTCTTGGTGTTGAAAATAGAGAGGAGAAGCTTGGCCGACACCTCGCCGTTGAGCCTCGTACCTGTCTCGATGAACTCCTCGAGGCCTGTCTCCCTCTCAATGACCATGAGAGCCCCTGTCTTGGACTGCGAAAAGATTGCCGCCGTCCACACTATGTCATCGATCATTTTAGTAAGATCCTCCCGGTGTACCCTCCCAAAGGCGGTCTTTATCCCCCCCCCGCGGCCGAGAAAGCCGAGGGCGCGGCGGAGCTCCGGCTGAAACACGATGGGAATGGCGACGACAAAGCCGTAGAGAGAGTAATGGAGAAGCCAGTAGATGGTCTGCAGGTTCAGCTTGTAGCTGATGAAGAGGAGGATCAGAAGGACTCCTACTCCCTGAAGAATCTGCACGGCCCGCGTTCCTTTGATCAGCAGAAAGAGGTAATAGAGCAGGATGGCTACAAAGAATATGTCAAGGAGATCACGGTAGGTGATGGTGGAACTAAGAGTGGAAAGGACTTTCGTTATCATTGATCACCTTTAATGGTTCAATACCATGAGAATCAGCAAATTCCTGCAGAAGTCCCGAAAGAAATGACAGGCCCCGGAACGCAGGGCAGGTTTCCTTATCCCTTATATAATATAGACAGGGGCATTGAAATGGGCGAGGGCCTCACCCCTCTGCATGATCTGCTCGTGGCGGAGACGCTCCGTCCTGAAATACTTGGGGAGATGAAAGATCCCTGCATGGGTCTCGCCGTCATAAAAGGAGAGCTCGCCTTCAACACGT
It includes:
- the glmM gene encoding phosphoglucosamine mutase → MGTLFGTDGIRGVANEDLSPELAFRLGRAAACYFTCNISHPRIVIGRDTRISGDMLEGAFLAGACSIGADVLKVGIIPTPAVAFLTRQLNAQMGVMISASHNPIGDNGIKLFSHEGYKLPDEDEERIEELVLAPEDTLPRPVGEDLGRVTPVLIAEDMYCDHVKKSVGGSLTGIKVVLDCAFGAAFRLAPRIFTELGASVIALHDEPDGLRINVQCGSTNMGHLKKVILAKGASAGLAFDGDADRCLAVDEMGKFVDGDQILTIAARFLKESGKLGPDVLVATVMSNLGMEQALDSMGIKLIRTKVGDRHVIEEMKRRGALIGGEQSGHIILLEHNTTGDGIATAVLLARILKESGKPLHELAACMKHMPQLLVNVKARHKDRLSDDEDISAAIKETEELLKDRGRLLVRPSGTEPLIRVMAEGPDEKELNEVVGKIASVIADKLG
- a CDS encoding CdaR family protein; this encodes MRLTHFLKNNLGLKILCIILSMSLWAWVRFTQAPLSVRNESQTSIYLPVVYQNEKTDLMLTKGPDKVIITVKGPPQVIDKIMPEHFKAFVDLEGMTEGQNWVDVGVKIPPGLTVLEKQPSRAKIVLEKLERRSFHVKVNVVGAPKEGYVAGKAVVEPQEVEVSGAQSSLRSIKDVGVTVNVTAADMDLKQRVQPEPKDAQGTIVFVDVNPKYIKVDMPVRSTIRAMTLPVNPRIMDSPAQGYAVTQVMIEPPVATVLFPGKSTVTEEVLHTEAISLKNIRGDVQKQVNLIQPQGGTLMSQKSVLVKITIRKEGE
- the cdaA gene encoding diadenylate cyclase CdaA, coding for MITKVLSTLSSTITYRDLLDIFFVAILLYYLFLLIKGTRAVQILQGVGVLLILLFISYKLNLQTIYWLLHYSLYGFVVAIPIVFQPELRRALGFLGRGGGIKTAFGRVHREDLTKMIDDIVWTAAIFSQSKTGALMVIERETGLEEFIETGTRLNGEVSAKLLLSIFNTKSPLHDGAVIVRADKIVAASCYLPLSENLMSSQGRSYGTRHRAALGLSEQTDAIVIIISEETGNISIARNGKFTKNLTEETLKKVLLTFYPFQFASAGDRARKLQGAGAKNAIDAFFKKQPGT